A stretch of the Diadema setosum chromosome 16, eeDiaSeto1, whole genome shotgun sequence genome encodes the following:
- the LOC140239515 gene encoding squalene synthase-like: protein MEFLKSIGHPDEVMALLKFKLGGGQHIIPKQKLDTMTPAARKCYLYLNQTSRSFAAVIQALEGDLRHAVCIFYLVLRALDTVEDDMTIPLEEKIRMLQNFYKNLEDPEWKYTESKDKDRIVLEDFPSISLEYRTLDEHYREVISDICHKMGDGMSEVLQREVITLKDWNLYCHYVAGLVGIGLSRLFSASKMEDAIVGKDTQLANSMGLFLQKTNIIRDYLEDSLEKREFWPREVWSKYGKKLSDFRDAENRTSAVHCLNDLITNALEHVPDVIKYMSRIRNQTVFNFCAIPQVMAIATLAKCYNNPAVFTGVVKIRKGQAVSLMMEATCFLSLRQILHRYAKQIGKVIPPGDPSAPRTHKIVDTVLSLGEEAITGYNLFPPLYVSVAIMLALIIYNYWSTLVLLTDKL, encoded by the exons GACACGATGACCCCGGCGGCCAGGAAATGCTACCTTTATCTGAACCAGACGAGCAGGAGCTTTGCTGCAGTCATACAGGCACTGGAGGGTGACCTTCG GCACGCTGTCTGCATCTTCTACCTGGTCCTGCGGGCCCTGGACACGGTGGAGGACGACATGACCATCCCACTGGAGGAGAAGATCAGGATGCTGCAGAACTTTTACAAGAACCTCGAGGACCCCGAGTGGAAGTACACCGAGAGCAAGGACAAGGACAGGATAGTCCTGGAAGATTTTCCATCT ATCTCACTAGAGTACAGGACGTTAGACGAACACTACAGAGAGGTGATCTCAGATATCTGCCACAAGATGGGAGATGGGATGAGTGAAGTGTTACAGAGAGAAGTCATCACGTTGAAGGACTGGAACCTG TATTGTCACTACGTGGCCGGTCTTGTGGGGATCGGCCTGTCCAGACTCTTCTCAGCGTCCAAGATGGAGGATGCCATTGTAGGGAAGGACACCCAGCTGGCCAACTCCATGGGGCTGTTCCTGCAGAAGACCAACATCATCCGAGACTATCTGGAGGACAGCCTAGAGAAGAGAGAATTCTGGCCAAGAGag GTTTGGAGCAAATATGGCAAGAAGCTGAGTGACTTCCGTGACGCGGAGAACAGAACGTCAGCAGTTCACTGCCTTAATGATCTCATCACAAATGCCCTGGAGCACGTCCCAGATGTCATCAAGTACATGTCTCGCATCCGCAACCAGACCGTCTTCAACTTCTGTGCCATTCCTCAG GTCATGGCCATTGCCACGCTGGCCAAGTGCTACAACAACCCGGCCGTCTTCACGGGAGTGGTCAAGATCAGGAAGGGTCAAGCGGTCAGTCTCATGATGGAAGCCACCTGCTTCCTCAGCCTGAGGCAGATACTGCATAGATACGCCAAGCAG ATTGGCAAAGTCATCCCACCAGGGGACCCCAGCGCTCCTAGGACGCACAAGATAGTGGACACTGTCCTCTCTCTGGGAGAGGAAGCCATCACAGGGTACAACCTCTTTCCTCCGCTCTACGTCTCCGTGGCGATCATGCTGGCCCTCATCATCTACAACTACTGGAGCACGCTGGTCCTCCTCACGGACAAGCTCTGA